In Bacteriovorax stolpii, a single genomic region encodes these proteins:
- a CDS encoding GbsR/MarR family transcriptional regulator, which produces MTTSNSIVEAEILKELPSFEIFFSRIGFKRIDGSVFGLLVLAKKPLTSEEIEQTLNLSQSAVSLSLKTLTHFGAIETTGDRDNQGSKAKLHSAKEDSLAIVASVFRKREEEVVADFKRMAQRVLDKSQSPEDASRKRRMQSIVTTCEIAESVMHFVITMAHNKTRAEFDAQYEAMVKRLPKALDLLATTAGPLADITMTIKDNLTEKFKNNLKGIYEKR; this is translated from the coding sequence ATGACGACATCAAATTCGATAGTTGAAGCAGAGATCTTAAAAGAGCTTCCAAGCTTTGAGATTTTCTTCTCGCGCATCGGTTTCAAAAGAATTGATGGAAGTGTTTTTGGTTTACTGGTTCTCGCTAAAAAACCACTAACTTCTGAAGAAATCGAACAGACATTAAATCTTTCTCAAAGTGCCGTTTCACTTTCACTAAAAACTCTAACCCACTTCGGGGCGATTGAGACCACTGGTGATAGAGACAATCAGGGCTCCAAAGCAAAACTTCATTCGGCCAAAGAAGACTCACTGGCCATTGTGGCGAGTGTTTTTAGAAAACGCGAAGAAGAAGTTGTCGCCGACTTTAAACGCATGGCCCAGAGAGTGCTGGATAAATCCCAGTCTCCAGAAGACGCCAGTAGAAAAAGAAGAATGCAGTCTATTGTGACGACTTGTGAGATTGCTGAGAGTGTCATGCATTTTGTAATCACCATGGCCCACAATAAAACCCGCGCTGAGTTTGATGCTCAATATGAAGCCATGGTAAAGCGCCTGCCAAAGGCACTGGATCTTCTGGCGACAACAGCAGGGCCGCTGGCCGATATTACAATGACTATTAAAGATAACCTGACTGAAAAATTTAAAAATAATTTAAAGGGTATTTATGAAAAACGATAA
- a CDS encoding beta-ketoacyl-[acyl-carrier-protein] synthase family protein has product MKNDNQRIVITGIGLTSPLGNNLAELREGLLTGKSGIVHTEIRHMGVVAAGLCKFDETKHQPKKMRKRGTRAGAISIYCTKEALIDSKIDFDGVDKNRVGVYLGITEHGNVETENEIHDLYNTHNKDVSFWSHHHNPRTVANNPAGEVTLNMGITGPHYTIGAACAAGNLGIIQGAQQLLLDEVDLAFAGGVSESTETFGIFAAFKAQGALGHHEDPPLATRPLDKDRNGIVVSEGGAVYVLERLSDAKKRGAHIYAEIVGYHSNSDATDFVLPNTERQIECMQFAMKKAGLEASDIDIVSMHATGTNQGDIQECQAVAQVFGNSKNTYVNATKGFIGHAMGAAGALELAGNIPSFTDGYVHPCKKIENLDPECAIPNLVNGEKVAHDSKYILNNSFGMLGINSSLIVKKFAQ; this is encoded by the coding sequence ATGAAAAACGATAATCAGAGAATTGTGATCACTGGTATTGGATTAACTTCTCCTCTGGGAAACAACCTGGCCGAACTGCGCGAAGGACTTCTTACTGGAAAAAGCGGAATCGTTCACACTGAAATCCGCCATATGGGTGTTGTGGCCGCTGGTCTATGCAAGTTTGATGAAACAAAACATCAGCCAAAAAAGATGAGAAAGCGCGGTACACGCGCTGGAGCGATTTCAATCTACTGCACAAAAGAAGCATTGATTGATTCAAAAATCGATTTTGATGGCGTGGATAAAAACCGTGTTGGTGTTTATTTAGGAATCACAGAACACGGAAACGTGGAAACTGAAAATGAAATCCACGATCTTTATAATACTCATAATAAAGATGTGAGCTTTTGGTCTCACCACCACAACCCAAGAACAGTTGCCAACAATCCGGCAGGTGAAGTGACTCTTAATATGGGAATTACCGGGCCTCATTATACTATCGGCGCTGCTTGTGCCGCTGGAAATCTGGGGATCATTCAAGGAGCTCAACAGCTTCTTTTAGATGAAGTCGACTTAGCTTTTGCCGGTGGAGTTTCTGAATCGACAGAAACATTTGGGATTTTTGCTGCTTTTAAAGCTCAAGGAGCTCTAGGGCATCACGAAGACCCGCCCCTGGCCACTCGCCCACTTGATAAAGACAGAAATGGAATTGTCGTGAGTGAAGGTGGAGCTGTGTACGTGCTGGAGAGATTATCAGACGCTAAAAAAAGAGGCGCTCATATCTATGCCGAGATCGTAGGATACCACTCTAACAGTGATGCCACAGATTTCGTTCTTCCCAATACAGAAAGACAAATTGAATGTATGCAGTTTGCGATGAAAAAGGCCGGTCTTGAAGCTTCTGATATCGACATCGTCAGTATGCACGCGACTGGAACAAACCAGGGAGATATCCAGGAATGCCAGGCCGTCGCTCAGGTTTTTGGGAACTCAAAAAACACTTACGTCAATGCGACAAAAGGATTTATCGGACATGCTATGGGAGCGGCCGGGGCCCTTGAACTTGCCGGAAATATCCCTTCATTCACTGATGGCTATGTTCACCCATGTAAAAAGATCGAAAACCTCGATCCAGAGTGTGCGATTCCAAACCTGGTTAACGGTGAAAAAGTCGCTCACGATTCAAAATACATTTTAAATAACTCATTCGGAATGCTTGGAATTAACTCATCATTAATCGTTAAGAAGTTTGCTCAATAA